One window of Xylocopa sonorina isolate GNS202 chromosome 9, iyXylSono1_principal, whole genome shotgun sequence genomic DNA carries:
- the LOC143426861 gene encoding solute carrier family 2, facilitated glucose transporter member 10, translated as MSDEEDTAILLNNANKTIETSISKVPNDDYQCLPPKNLRKPLPKENSNLTPLTSGNESIFVSTVAILAGIAFGCDMSIAKPMAPLIKHEFNLNCFEKDFVISIWFIGALIGGLTGGFLVDSFGRRWTMISTLVFLTFGATLSALANHYILLLVARIICGFSGSVSAVAHCIYMAEVSDSSKRGYNIMLYQLGTATGFLVSVIAAAIKNIDYQWRFSIGITAVPALAACIVTIIFLQRSPPFLLYKRVANVPKTSSKKAKAWYTIFETLTIMAFLLMLQQGTGKRQVLYYAPRLFALLGICSNVAEVTALISLGIVKVFSTMLSLIIVERCGRRTALITSATICMTTISLLSLLATIDRSDDNLDVVNNHCKNHHNEEVQIMPTGSPPPFPLLPTPLAIIAPSPETWTQIKASCETQNIAVSDGLTGGLRILAVITLLVYEAAYALGLGPVPLLNLTEVFPASVRGKCISFVSIVIWITHLIATESVSAMIKSLTLAGSYLFYSFMCLVTIFYVFLFIPETKGKTLHQIAQELRRIPLGTRICNNLRSLPLICHIRWIKRYDENVTNGESTLI; from the exons ATGTCGGACGAGGAGGACACAGCGATATTGTTAAACAATGCCAACAAAACTATCGAAACATCGATAAGTAAAGTACCAAATGACGATTATCAATGTTTGCCGCCGAAAAATTTAAGGAAACCTCTTCCAAAAGAGAATAGTAATTTGACGCCATTAACGTCAGGAAATGAAAGTATTTTTGTTTCTACGGTAGCAATTTTAGCAGGCATTGCTTTTGGGTGCGATATGAGTATCGCAAAACCTATGGCTCCTCTTATTAAACATGAATTTAACTTGAATTGCTTTGAGAAGGATTTTGTTATAAGCATTTGGTTCATTGGAGCTCTTATTGGTGGTTTAACTGGTG GTTTCCTTGTTGATTCGTTTGGCCGGCGTTGGACAATGATATCTACTCTAGTCTTTCTAACTTTCGGTGCCACGTTATCAGCATTGGCGAATCATTATATTTTGTTACTTGTCGCACGAATAATTTGCGGATTTTCCGGATCTGTCTCGGCAGTAGCTCACTGCATATATATGGCGGAAGTATCTGACTCAAGTAAACGCGGATATAATATAATGTTGTATCAATTGGGCACTGCTACCGGATTCTTGGTTTCTGTTATTGCTGCTGCCATTAAGAATATAGATTACCAGTGGAGATTTTCTATTGGTATAACAGCTGTACCCGCTTTAGCCGCTTGTATCGTGACCATTATATTTCTTCAACGATCTCCGCCATTCTTGCTCTATAAAAGAGTGGCAAACGTTCCAAAGACATCATCTAAAAAGGCTAAGGCTTGGTATACGATTTTTGAAACTTTAACGATTATGGCTTTCTTACTAATGCTACAACAAGGTACCGGGAAACGGCAAGTTCTGTACTATGCGCCAAGGTTATTCGCATTATTAGGAATTTGTTCCA ACGTTGCAGAAGTCACGGCTTTAATATCGCTTGGTATCGTAAAGGTTTTCAGTACGATGTTATCTTTAatcatagtagagagatgtggACGTCGAACAGCCCTAATCACATCGGCGACTATCTGCATGACAACAATATCATTGTTGTCTTTGCTCGCGACGATAGACAGGAGCGATGACAATTTAGATGTTGTAAATAATCACTGCAAGAATCATCATAATGAAGAAGTTCAAATTATGCCTACCGGATCACCGCCGCCATTTCCTTTATTACCGACTCCGTTAGCCATAATCGCACCTAGCCCGGAAACATGGACGCAAATTAAAGCTTCTTGCGAA aCACAAAATATCGCTGTTTCTGATGGTCTCACTGGCGGTTTACGTATTTTGGCGGTAATAACTTTGCTCGTGTACGAAGCAGCGTACGCTTTAGGACTTGGACCGGTACCACTTTTGAATCTTACAGAAGTCTTCCCCGCATCTGTACGAGGTAAATGTATCAGCTTTGTTTCCATCGTGATATGGATAACGCATCTGATTGCCACAGAATCCGTTAGTGCTATGATCA AATCATTAACGTTAGCCGGATCATATTTGTTTTATAGTTTCATGTGTTTAGTTACAATATTTTAcgtttttttatttattcctgAGACGAAAGGCAAGACTTTGCATCAGATTGCACAAGAATTACGGAGAATTCCACTTGGTACTCGTATATGTAATAATTTGCGTAGCTTACCGCTCATCTGTCATATTCGATGGATAAAAAGATATGACGAAAATGTAACTAACGGAGAAAGTACTTTAATTTGA